In Gemmobacter sp. 24YEA27, a genomic segment contains:
- a CDS encoding Mth938-like domain-containing protein produces MRLTEISYAEARPIDGYGPGFFRVNDHVLRGPSLITPWDAGPWGGLEDLASLLDLTGRIDVLLLGMGAEIAWPPRALRETLEAAGIGVEPMSSPAACRTYNLLLSEGRRISAALLPLG; encoded by the coding sequence ATGCGCCTGACCGAAATCAGCTATGCCGAGGCCCGGCCGATTGACGGCTATGGGCCCGGCTTTTTCCGGGTGAATGATCATGTGCTGCGCGGGCCTTCGCTGATCACGCCCTGGGATGCCGGCCCCTGGGGCGGGCTTGAGGATCTGGCGAGCCTGCTGGACCTGACCGGGCGGATCGATGTGCTGCTTCTGGGCATGGGCGCCGAGATCGCATGGCCGCCGCGCGCCCTGCGCGAGACGCTGGAAGCCGCCGGGATCGGCGTCGAGCCGATGTCCTCGCCGGCCGCCTGCCGCACCTATAACCTTCTGCTCTCCGAAGGCCGCAGAATTTCGGCAGCGCTTTTGCCCCTCGGCTGA
- the yajC gene encoding preprotein translocase subunit YajC, with the protein MFVTPAFAQAAAPGAGSALASFVPLILIFGIMYFLMIRPQQKKMKEHRAMVEALRRGDQVVTQGGIVGKVVKVQEDGMVEVEIAEGVKVKVVRQTITQVLNRTEAAAS; encoded by the coding sequence ATGTTCGTGACCCCCGCTTTCGCCCAGGCCGCCGCGCCCGGAGCAGGTTCCGCCCTCGCTTCCTTTGTTCCGCTGATCCTTATCTTCGGCATCATGTATTTCCTGATGATCCGCCCGCAGCAAAAGAAGATGAAAGAGCATCGCGCCATGGTCGAAGCGCTGCGCCGGGGCGACCAGGTGGTCACCCAGGGCGGGATCGTTGGCAAGGTGGTCAAAGTGCAGGAAGACGGCATGGTCGAGGTCGAGATCGCTGAAGGCGTCAAGGTCAAAGTGGTCCGTCAGACCATCACCCAGGTGCTGAACCGCACCGAAGCCGCGGCGTCCTGA
- a CDS encoding DsbE family thiol:disulfide interchange protein, translating to MKALYLVPPLAFACLATVFWFGMQRDGQGEIPSTFIGRAAPVLPETSLPGTPLLTADDLRRGEVTVVNFWASWCPPCRAEHPVLKAMAADGIRVAGVNIMDKEADAAGYLEKDGNPFFAIATDPGGRNRVEWGVSAPPETFIIDGDGTVLFKFTGPLVGTDYESRFVPALAAALK from the coding sequence ATGAAGGCGCTTTATCTGGTGCCGCCCCTGGCCTTTGCCTGTCTCGCCACTGTCTTCTGGTTCGGGATGCAGCGCGACGGGCAGGGCGAGATCCCCTCGACCTTTATCGGGCGCGCGGCGCCGGTTCTGCCCGAGACATCCTTGCCCGGAACACCACTTCTGACGGCGGATGACCTCCGGAGGGGCGAGGTGACGGTGGTGAATTTCTGGGCCTCCTGGTGCCCGCCCTGCCGGGCCGAACATCCGGTTCTGAAGGCGATGGCGGCGGATGGGATCCGGGTCGCCGGCGTGAATATCATGGATAAAGAAGCCGATGCGGCCGGCTATCTTGAGAAAGACGGCAATCCGTTCTTTGCCATTGCCACCGATCCTGGTGGGCGCAACCGGGTGGAATGGGGCGTGTCCGCGCCGCCCGAGACCTTCATCATTGATGGAGATGGCACGGTTCTGTTCAAATTTACCGGTCCGCTGGTCGGCACCGATTACGAATCGCGCTTTGTCCCCGCCCTTGCTGCGGCGTTGAAATGA
- the ccmA gene encoding heme ABC exporter ATP-binding protein CcmA: MELRVENLAVARGGLVVLEGISFTLRPGQALALRGPNGIGKTTLLRTIAGLQPPVSGAISAATDDLAYASHADGLKSALTVDANISFWASVFGTGQPAAGAALEQLQLTALRHRAAGQLSAGQKRRLGLARLLVTGRPVWLLDEPTVSLDQAAVLLFAAVLRAHLKEGGAALIATHIDLGLDEAGVLDLTPFRPKHQRAVAGGFDDAFGETIGVTG; encoded by the coding sequence ATGGAACTCAGGGTCGAAAATCTCGCGGTCGCCCGTGGCGGGCTTGTGGTGTTGGAGGGAATCAGTTTCACCCTGCGCCCTGGCCAGGCCCTTGCGCTGCGCGGCCCCAATGGCATCGGCAAGACCACTTTGCTGCGCACCATCGCCGGGCTGCAACCCCCTGTTTCCGGCGCGATCAGTGCCGCCACGGATGACCTCGCCTATGCCAGCCATGCCGACGGGCTGAAATCCGCGTTAACGGTGGACGCGAATATCTCCTTCTGGGCTTCGGTCTTTGGCACGGGTCAGCCGGCAGCAGGAGCCGCACTGGAGCAGCTTCAGCTGACCGCCTTGCGCCACCGCGCCGCCGGGCAACTGTCCGCCGGTCAGAAACGCCGCCTCGGCCTCGCGCGGCTTCTGGTCACCGGCCGGCCGGTCTGGCTGCTGGATGAGCCCACAGTTTCGCTTGATCAGGCTGCCGTTCTGCTTTTCGCAGCTGTCCTGCGCGCCCATCTCAAAGAGGGCGGCGCGGCGCTGATCGCCACTCATATTGATCTCGGACTTGATGAGGCGGGGGTGCTGGATCTCACCCCCTTCCGGCCAAAGCACCAGCGCGCCGTCGCGGGTGGCTTCGACGACGCGTTCGGCGAGACCATCGGAGTAACAGGATGA
- a CDS encoding FliG C-terminal domain-containing protein, whose translation MLSAREKAAVVVRYMLAQGAELPIAQLPDHLQTALAEQMGQMRLVDRETLDQVISEFMTELDSVGLAFPGGLEGALNAMDGHISQSTASRLRRKVGVGARGDPWERLGALPPERLVPVLENEAIEVAAVILSKMPVQKAAEFLGKLPGERARRIAFAVSQTANTDPDTVRRIGIAILGQIDAQPQKAFDRGPVERVGAILNVSPAQVREDVLKGLEDADAGFAEEVRRAIFTFAHFPGRVTGRDIPKVVRLVDQATLVTAIAYSKGKPPLEAAGEFILACISQRMAQNIRDEVEQAPKIKDRDGETAMSAIVAAARSLEAQGELVMLLPEEEE comes from the coding sequence ATGCTCAGCGCGCGCGAAAAGGCCGCCGTGGTGGTGCGCTATATGCTGGCGCAGGGGGCCGAGCTGCCGATTGCGCAGCTGCCGGACCATCTTCAGACCGCATTGGCCGAACAGATGGGCCAGATGCGGCTGGTCGACCGCGAAACGCTGGACCAGGTCATCTCGGAATTCATGACCGAGCTGGATTCGGTCGGCCTCGCCTTTCCCGGCGGGCTGGAAGGGGCGCTGAACGCGATGGATGGCCATATTTCGCAATCCACCGCGAGCCGGCTGCGCCGCAAAGTGGGGGTGGGCGCGCGCGGTGATCCCTGGGAACGGCTGGGTGCGCTGCCCCCCGAGCGGCTGGTTCCGGTGCTCGAAAATGAAGCGATCGAGGTCGCAGCCGTGATCCTGTCGAAAATGCCGGTGCAAAAGGCGGCAGAGTTTCTGGGCAAACTCCCCGGCGAACGCGCGCGCCGCATTGCCTTTGCCGTCTCGCAAACCGCCAATACCGACCCCGATACCGTGCGCCGGATCGGCATAGCCATTCTCGGCCAGATCGACGCGCAGCCGCAAAAGGCCTTTGACCGTGGCCCGGTTGAACGGGTGGGGGCGATCCTCAATGTCTCGCCCGCCCAGGTGCGCGAAGATGTGCTGAAAGGTCTGGAAGACGCGGATGCCGGTTTTGCCGAAGAGGTGCGCCGCGCCATCTTCACCTTCGCGCATTTCCCCGGCCGCGTCACTGGCCGCGACATTCCGAAAGTCGTGCGGCTGGTCGATCAGGCTACGCTGGTCACCGCCATCGCTTATAGCAAAGGCAAACCACCGCTGGAGGCCGCCGGCGAATTCATCCTCGCCTGTATCTCGCAGCGCATGGCGCAAAACATCCGTGACGAGGTCGAACAGGCGCCGAAGATCAAGGACAGGGACGGCGAGACCGCGATGAGCGCAATCGTCGCCGCCGCACGCAGCCTGGAGGCGCAGGGCGAGCTGGTCATGCTGCTGCCCGAAGAGGAGGAATGA
- a CDS encoding lysophospholipid acyltransferase family protein — translation MSEKHEANPRHWLQDRLFRALIWALKRLRYRIRVPLCGKIVSGVIAPLAGYRRRIRSNLALVMPDLPKAEVEKIVRDVPDNVGRTLIEIYSGEEFIARAAGLPLTGAGVAALEEARRANRPVILVTAHFGNYDATRAALIARGFPVGALYMNMSNRYFNEHYLRAISTIGTPLFPRGREGLGQMVKFLRQGGMLGMLIDQHMTRAPLLGFFGHEAQTALSAAELALKYDALCVPVYAVRQQDGLSFQVIVEDPIPHSDPVTMTQALNDSLEALVRRYPGQWFWIHKRWKHGGARLPSPDAET, via the coding sequence ATGAGCGAGAAACATGAGGCAAATCCACGCCACTGGCTGCAGGACCGGCTGTTCCGGGCGCTGATCTGGGCCCTGAAGCGGCTGCGCTACCGCATCAGGGTGCCCCTTTGCGGCAAGATCGTCTCGGGCGTGATCGCACCGCTGGCGGGCTACCGCCGCCGCATCCGCAGCAATCTGGCCCTCGTCATGCCGGATCTGCCAAAGGCCGAGGTCGAGAAGATCGTCCGCGACGTGCCCGACAATGTCGGCCGCACCCTGATCGAGATCTATTCAGGCGAGGAGTTCATCGCCCGCGCCGCCGGACTGCCACTGACCGGCGCAGGGGTTGCCGCGCTGGAGGAAGCCCGTCGCGCGAACCGCCCCGTGATCCTCGTCACCGCGCATTTCGGCAATTATGATGCCACCCGCGCCGCCCTGATCGCACGCGGATTTCCGGTCGGCGCGCTCTACATGAATATGTCGAACCGCTATTTCAACGAACATTACCTCAGGGCGATTTCCACCATCGGCACACCGCTTTTCCCACGCGGGCGCGAGGGTCTGGGGCAGATGGTGAAATTCCTGCGCCAGGGCGGCATGCTCGGGATGCTGATCGACCAGCATATGACCCGCGCACCGCTTCTGGGTTTCTTCGGCCATGAGGCGCAGACCGCGCTTTCGGCGGCAGAGCTCGCGCTGAAATATGATGCGCTTTGTGTGCCGGTCTATGCGGTGCGCCAGCAGGACGGGCTGTCCTTCCAGGTCATCGTGGAGGATCCGATCCCGCATAGTGACCCGGTCACCATGACCCAGGCGCTGAATGACAGCCTTGAGGCGCTGGTGCGGCGCTATCCCGGCCAGTGGTTCTGGATCCACAAACGCTGGAAACATGGCGGCGCCAGACTGCCTTCGCCGGATGCCGAAACCTGA
- the secD gene encoding protein translocase subunit SecD produces the protein MTPTETWKRVLILLVCAWGIIAALPNAFYDRVERHNDAAADIAKADGVATVEEAADLALWPNWAPSALMPLGLDLRGGAHLLAQVQVEDVYKARIDGLWPEARDALRDVRDDVGAVRRAPSPEDTLRITISRPENMAKAMAALQKLASPVMTLTGSQASDITITSQGADIVIQLTASEKTATDDRTMQQSLEIIRNRVDQAGTREPTILRQGSDRILIQVPGIGSAAELKSLIGTTAKLTFNAVVGSTSDAGANPGPRNMLLPSKDQPGLYYIVEETPVVSGENLVDSRPAQDEMQRPAVSFRFDTAGGRRFGDYTANNIGKPFAIVLDNQVISAPTIQSHISGGAGIITGRFSVEETTELAVLLRAGALPAKMDFLEERTIGPELGADSIEAGKTAAIIGLAAVLIYVVASYGLFGWFANVALVLNVIILVALLSAIGATLTLPGIAGIVLTMGMAIDQNVLIFERIRDELRDGANPQRACQVGFERAFSAIMDANVTALMTGFIMFWIGSGPVRGFAVTFTLGVITSMFTAVYVTRLVVELYINNKRPKTLVV, from the coding sequence ATGACGCCGACCGAGACCTGGAAAAGAGTTCTGATCCTGCTGGTATGTGCCTGGGGGATCATCGCTGCGCTGCCCAATGCGTTTTACGACCGTGTGGAGCGGCATAATGATGCGGCTGCCGATATCGCGAAGGCCGATGGTGTGGCCACAGTGGAAGAGGCGGCGGATCTGGCGCTCTGGCCGAACTGGGCCCCTTCGGCGCTGATGCCGCTGGGGCTTGATCTCAGGGGCGGCGCGCATCTTCTGGCGCAGGTCCAGGTCGAGGATGTCTACAAGGCGCGGATCGACGGGCTCTGGCCCGAAGCGCGCGATGCGCTGCGCGATGTGCGCGATGATGTCGGGGCAGTACGCCGCGCGCCCTCGCCGGAAGACACGCTGCGCATTACCATCTCGCGCCCCGAGAACATGGCCAAAGCCATGGCCGCGCTGCAAAAGCTCGCCTCGCCGGTGATGACGCTGACCGGCTCGCAGGCCTCGGATATCACCATCACCTCGCAGGGCGCGGATATCGTGATCCAGTTGACCGCGAGCGAAAAGACCGCGACCGATGACCGCACGATGCAGCAAAGCCTCGAAATCATCCGCAACCGCGTCGACCAGGCCGGGACCCGCGAGCCGACCATTCTGCGCCAGGGCTCTGACCGGATCCTGATCCAGGTGCCGGGCATCGGCTCGGCCGCCGAGCTGAAATCGCTGATCGGAACCACCGCGAAACTGACCTTCAACGCCGTGGTTGGCAGCACCTCGGATGCCGGTGCCAATCCGGGGCCGCGCAATATGCTCTTGCCGTCGAAAGACCAGCCCGGCCTTTACTATATCGTCGAGGAAACGCCGGTCGTCTCGGGCGAGAACCTTGTCGACAGCCGCCCGGCCCAGGATGAGATGCAGCGCCCGGCGGTGAGCTTTCGCTTTGACACGGCAGGCGGGCGTCGCTTTGGCGATTACACCGCCAATAATATCGGCAAACCTTTTGCCATCGTGCTCGACAATCAGGTGATTTCGGCGCCGACGATCCAGTCCCATATCTCGGGCGGGGCAGGGATCATCACCGGCCGCTTCTCGGTCGAGGAAACCACCGAGCTTGCGGTTCTTCTGCGCGCCGGCGCCCTGCCGGCCAAGATGGATTTTCTGGAAGAACGCACCATCGGGCCGGAGCTCGGCGCCGATTCCATCGAGGCGGGCAAGACGGCCGCGATCATCGGCCTGGCGGCGGTGCTGATCTATGTGGTTGCCTCTTACGGGCTGTTCGGCTGGTTCGCCAATGTGGCGCTGGTGCTGAACGTGATCATTCTTGTGGCGCTTTTGTCGGCGATCGGGGCGACACTGACATTGCCCGGGATCGCGGGCATCGTGTTGACCATGGGCATGGCCATTGACCAGAACGTGCTGATCTTCGAGAGGATCCGCGACGAGTTGCGCGACGGTGCCAACCCGCAGCGCGCCTGTCAGGTCGGGTTTGAACGCGCCTTCTCGGCCATTATGGACGCAAACGTGACCGCGCTGATGACCGGTTTCATCATGTTCTGGATCGGATCGGGCCCGGTCAGGGGCTTTGCGGTGACCTTCACCCTGGGCGTGATCACTTCGATGTTCACCGCGGTCTATGTGACGCGGCTGGTGGTCGAGCTCTATATCAACAACAAACGCCCGAAAACGCTCGTGGTTTAA
- a CDS encoding DUF1223 domain-containing protein produces the protein MRHLLSAACGLVLTCALAGPGTAEDLAEKAAPLAAGAGPVVVELFTSQGCVSCPPADEFFASLTKDKRVIALSLHVDYWDYIGWEDSFGSAAFTERQKEYARTIGSRTIYTPQFIIGGVERIEGFDPEATLKALADHVAAKSPVTLVVTREGDNLVIRAKADPPLEAPARVELARYMPEATVDIERGENAGKIVTYRNIVTEWESLGDWAGQEPLEVSIPITGSNPAVVFIQDVSGKGAKAAGPGQIFAAAVAP, from the coding sequence ATGCGACATTTGCTCAGCGCCGCCTGCGGCCTGGTTCTGACCTGCGCGCTTGCAGGTCCGGGCACCGCCGAAGACCTGGCAGAGAAGGCGGCGCCTCTGGCCGCCGGCGCCGGCCCGGTGGTGGTCGAGCTCTTTACCTCGCAAGGCTGTGTCTCCTGCCCGCCGGCGGATGAGTTTTTCGCAAGCCTCACCAAAGACAAGCGCGTGATCGCGCTCTCGCTGCATGTCGATTACTGGGATTACATCGGCTGGGAGGACAGTTTCGGCTCGGCGGCGTTCACCGAGCGGCAAAAGGAATATGCAAGGACCATCGGATCGCGCACGATCTATACGCCGCAATTCATCATCGGCGGTGTCGAGCGCATCGAGGGCTTTGACCCGGAAGCGACGCTGAAGGCGCTGGCCGATCACGTTGCCGCCAAAAGCCCGGTGACGCTGGTGGTCACGCGAGAAGGCGACAACCTGGTGATCCGCGCCAAAGCCGACCCGCCGCTGGAGGCCCCGGCCCGGGTCGAGCTTGCGCGCTATATGCCCGAGGCCACGGTCGATATCGAGCGCGGCGAAAACGCCGGCAAAATCGTGACCTACCGCAATATCGTGACCGAATGGGAGAGCCTTGGCGACTGGGCCGGGCAGGAGCCGCTTGAGGTCAGCATCCCAATCACCGGTAGCAATCCTGCGGTGGTGTTCATTCAGGATGTCAGTGGAAAAGGGGCCAAAGCGGCAGGGCCGGGGCAGATCTTTGCGGCTGCGGTGGCCCCCTGA
- a CDS encoding DMT family transporter, whose translation MQTAQNHARGILLMILAILAFTLLDASAKGLLQRYPAPQVIWARFLGQVLIVVLILRGRTLAMARTSYPGLHVLRAVFQVTTAALFFTSLNFIGLAEATALTDTSPVLVTLGAALFLGERLGPRRILAICVALVGAVIIVRPGGGVFTWWALMPLAAAVSFAANSLLTRRIGQYEPVWTAMLWGGIFGTLAFSLFLPTNWVPVAAADLPLFIFVGCIGTLGQVLMIRSLSIAEAGTVAPFTYIGVVFATLWGALFFSEYPDFWTVTGALVIVGAGLYVWHRETRLHKR comes from the coding sequence ATGCAAACTGCGCAGAACCACGCGCGAGGCATCCTTCTGATGATCCTCGCAATCCTCGCTTTCACCCTGCTCGATGCGAGCGCCAAGGGCCTGTTGCAGCGCTATCCCGCGCCGCAGGTGATCTGGGCACGTTTTCTCGGTCAGGTGCTGATCGTGGTGCTGATCCTGAGGGGGCGGACGCTGGCCATGGCTCGCACCTCCTACCCCGGCCTTCATGTGCTGCGTGCTGTTTTCCAGGTCACCACGGCCGCGCTGTTTTTCACCTCGCTGAATTTCATCGGCCTCGCCGAAGCGACCGCGCTCACCGACACGAGCCCGGTTCTTGTCACGCTCGGGGCCGCGCTGTTTCTGGGAGAAAGGCTCGGGCCGAGGAGGATCCTTGCGATCTGTGTGGCGCTGGTCGGCGCGGTGATCATCGTGCGCCCCGGCGGCGGCGTGTTCACCTGGTGGGCGCTGATGCCGCTTGCCGCAGCTGTCTCTTTCGCGGCCAATTCGCTCCTGACCCGACGCATCGGCCAATATGAGCCGGTCTGGACCGCAATGCTCTGGGGCGGGATCTTCGGGACGCTGGCCTTCTCCCTCTTTCTTCCCACAAACTGGGTGCCGGTCGCGGCTGCCGATCTTCCGCTGTTCATCTTTGTCGGCTGTATCGGCACGCTGGGCCAGGTGCTGATGATCCGCTCCCTCTCGATTGCCGAGGCTGGAACCGTAGCGCCCTTCACCTATATCGGTGTGGTTTTCGCCACGCTCTGGGGCGCGCTTTTCTTCTCGGAATATCCCGATTTCTGGACGGTGACCGGCGCGCTTGTGATCGTGGGGGCCGGTCTCTATGTCTGGCACCGGGAAACGCGGCTGCACAAGCGCTGA
- the serS gene encoding serine--tRNA ligase, whose protein sequence is MHDIRMIRENPAAFDAALSRRGLAALSPALLALDEARRAKILAAETAQADQNRASKEVGAAKARGDDAEFERLRALVAEKKAEIALLTSEAEAEDKALRDRLATIPNLPLAEVPDGADETDNVEIRRWGTPKTFDFTPVEHFEIAGVKPGMDFATAAKLSGARFVVLKGAVIRLHRALAQFMIDTHVDDHGLTEMWTPVLVKSDAMFGTNQLPKFAEDSYETTNGWWLIPTSEVTLTNSAAGEIIDEAALPSRMTAHTQCFRSEAGSAGKDTTGMLRQHQFEKVEMVTLCTPETALAEHERMTAQAEAILQKLGLPYRTVVLCTGDMGFGAQKTHDIEVWLPGQNRFREISSISTCGQFQARRMNARYRPSEGGKPDFIATLNGSGLAVGRCLIAVLENGQQADGSVEIPEVLHRYLGGKTRIGADGGLV, encoded by the coding sequence ATGCATGATATCCGCATGATCCGCGAAAACCCTGCCGCTTTTGATGCGGCGCTCTCCCGTCGCGGGTTGGCCGCTCTTTCGCCTGCATTGCTGGCGCTGGATGAGGCCCGCCGCGCGAAGATCCTCGCGGCTGAGACCGCTCAGGCAGACCAGAACCGGGCCTCGAAAGAGGTAGGCGCGGCGAAAGCGCGTGGCGATGATGCCGAATTCGAACGGCTGCGCGCTTTGGTGGCCGAGAAAAAGGCCGAGATTGCCCTCCTGACCTCGGAAGCGGAGGCCGAAGACAAAGCGCTGCGCGACCGGTTGGCCACGATCCCGAACCTGCCGCTCGCCGAAGTGCCCGACGGCGCCGACGAGACTGACAATGTCGAGATCCGTCGCTGGGGCACGCCGAAAACCTTCGATTTCACTCCGGTCGAACATTTCGAGATCGCCGGCGTGAAACCGGGCATGGATTTCGCCACCGCCGCCAAGCTCTCCGGCGCGCGCTTTGTGGTGCTGAAAGGCGCAGTCATCCGCCTGCACCGGGCGCTGGCGCAGTTCATGATCGACACGCATGTTGACGACCATGGGCTGACTGAAATGTGGACCCCGGTTCTGGTGAAATCGGACGCGATGTTCGGCACCAACCAGCTGCCGAAATTCGCCGAAGACAGCTATGAGACCACCAATGGCTGGTGGCTGATTCCGACCTCGGAGGTCACGCTCACCAACTCGGCCGCCGGCGAGATTATCGACGAGGCCGCGTTGCCGAGCCGCATGACCGCCCATACACAATGCTTCCGTTCGGAAGCCGGCTCGGCCGGCAAGGACACCACTGGCATGTTGCGCCAGCACCAGTTCGAAAAGGTCGAGATGGTGACGCTTTGCACGCCGGAAACCGCGCTGGCGGAACATGAGCGTATGACGGCACAGGCTGAGGCGATTTTGCAAAAGCTGGGCCTGCCCTATCGCACCGTCGTGCTATGCACCGGGGATATGGGCTTTGGCGCGCAGAAAACCCATGATATCGAGGTCTGGCTGCCCGGGCAGAACCGGTTTCGCGAAATCTCTTCGATCTCGACCTGTGGCCAGTTCCAGGCGCGGCGCATGAACGCACGCTACCGCCCTTCCGAAGGGGGCAAGCCCGATTTCATCGCGACGCTCAACGGCTCCGGTCTTGCGGTCGGGCGCTGCCTGATCGCGGTCCTGGAAAACGGCCAGCAGGCGGATGGCTCGGTCGAGATTCCTGAGGTGCTGCACCGCTATCTCGGTGGCAAAACCCGCATCGGCGCGGATGGGGGCCTCGTCTGA
- the secF gene encoding protein translocase subunit SecF: MAWRLKLVPAKTNFDFFKHQWITFSLSIGMIVASLICVAVMGLNFGVDFKGGTTIRTESTAAVDVAEYREALAALQLGDVSISEVKDPSFRDDQHVAQIRIGAREGEEAVTPEVIQEIEEALKAVDPAITFPSVESVGPKVSGELIWKAVAAILAGSAAILVYIWMRFEWQMAVGLVAALLHDVIVTVGIFSLFQIRFDLSIVAALLTILGYSVNDTVVIFDRLRENLAKYKAMPLREMMNLTTNETLSRTVMTATSTLLVLIVLLIWGGDVIRGFVFAMTLGVVLGTWSTLYMAKNIVLYLGVDRGDKPKAPKKSSEFADVDA; this comes from the coding sequence ATGGCATGGCGTCTTAAACTCGTCCCCGCAAAGACGAATTTCGACTTCTTCAAACATCAGTGGATCACCTTCTCGCTTTCGATCGGGATGATTGTCGCCTCGCTTATCTGCGTGGCGGTGATGGGGCTGAATTTCGGGGTCGATTTCAAAGGGGGCACCACGATCCGCACCGAATCGACCGCAGCGGTCGATGTGGCGGAATATCGCGAGGCGCTGGCCGCGCTTCAGCTGGGGGATGTCTCGATCTCGGAAGTGAAGGACCCGTCCTTCCGCGATGATCAGCATGTCGCGCAGATCCGTATCGGCGCGCGTGAAGGCGAAGAGGCGGTGACGCCCGAGGTGATCCAGGAGATCGAAGAGGCCCTGAAGGCCGTCGATCCGGCGATCACTTTCCCTTCGGTGGAATCGGTCGGGCCGAAAGTCTCGGGCGAGCTGATCTGGAAAGCGGTTGCCGCGATCCTTGCGGGCTCGGCCGCGATCCTTGTCTATATCTGGATGCGGTTCGAATGGCAGATGGCGGTCGGGCTGGTGGCGGCGCTGTTGCATGACGTGATCGTGACGGTGGGGATCTTCTCGCTGTTCCAGATCCGGTTCGACCTTTCTATCGTGGCGGCGCTGCTGACGATTCTTGGCTATTCGGTCAATGATACCGTGGTGATCTTTGACCGGCTGCGCGAGAACCTTGCGAAATACAAGGCGATGCCACTGCGTGAGATGATGAACCTCACCACCAATGAGACGCTGTCGCGGACCGTGATGACGGCGACCTCGACGCTTCTGGTGCTGATCGTGTTGCTGATCTGGGGCGGCGATGTGATCCGGGGCTTTGTCTTCGCGATGACGCTGGGTGTGGTTCTCGGAACCTGGTCGACGCTCTATATGGCAAAGAATATCGTGCTTTATCTGGGTGTTGATCGTGGTGACAAACCGAAAGCCCCGAAGAAATCGAGCGAATTCGCCGATGTCGATGCGTAA
- a CDS encoding heme ABC transporter permease translates to MSIWEFANPRNFMRLSGRILPWIAALAGLSLGIGLTWGFFFTPDDYKQGSTVKILFIHVPAAMMAINAWIMMLVTSLIWVIRRHHVSALAARAAAPAGLVFTLIALVTGALWGQPMWNTWWEWDPRLTSFLILFLFYLGYIALWSAIEDPETAADLTGILCVVGSVFAVMSRYAVKFWNQGLHQDSTILKVGEKDPLDVAYYVPLVICLVGFVLFFILIVLLRTRMLIRARRLIALEARERLG, encoded by the coding sequence ATGTCGATTTGGGAATTCGCAAATCCGAGAAATTTCATGCGGCTTTCCGGGCGGATCCTGCCCTGGATCGCAGCACTTGCGGGCCTGTCTCTGGGGATCGGTCTGACCTGGGGTTTTTTCTTTACCCCTGACGACTACAAACAGGGCTCGACGGTCAAGATCCTCTTCATCCATGTGCCAGCGGCGATGATGGCGATCAATGCCTGGATCATGATGCTGGTCACCTCGCTGATCTGGGTGATCCGGCGCCACCATGTCTCGGCGCTGGCGGCGCGGGCGGCGGCCCCGGCGGGGCTTGTTTTCACGCTGATAGCCCTTGTCACCGGCGCGCTCTGGGGCCAGCCGATGTGGAACACCTGGTGGGAATGGGATCCGCGCCTGACCTCATTCCTGATCCTCTTCCTGTTTTACCTTGGCTATATCGCGCTCTGGTCGGCGATCGAAGATCCTGAAACCGCCGCTGATCTGACAGGCATTCTTTGCGTCGTTGGCTCGGTCTTTGCGGTGATGTCGCGCTATGCGGTCAAGTTCTGGAACCAGGGGTTGCATCAGGATTCGACCATCCTGAAAGTCGGCGAGAAAGACCCGCTGGATGTGGCCTATTACGTGCCCCTGGTGATCTGCCTCGTCGGATTCGTGTTGTTTTTCATACTGATCGTCCTCTTGCGGACCCGGATGCTGATCCGGGCGCGGCGGCTGATCGCGCTTGAGGCAAGGGAGAGGCTTGGATGA